AGCCGAGTTGTCGGGCGATGGCTGCGGCGTCGTCGAATCCGCGGACGACGAAGACGTTGTCCCAGTAGCTGTGCATGGGTTTTTCGGAGTAGCCTTCGTGGCTGATGGATTCGGGGACGAGTCCTTCGTATGCGGTGCCGATGTATTGGGGGGTGAGTCGCTGGTTGCGGAGGTTTTCCATGTAGGCGACGCCAGCGCGGATGTGGTGGTAGTGCTCGCGGGCGAAGTCTTCATCGTGGGTGTGTTCGAGGAGGAGTCTGGCGAGGTAGATGAGTTGTCCGGTGGAGTCGTGTTCGTCGACGGGGTCGGGTCCGCGGTGGTCGACGACGCAGGGGACTTTGCCGTTGTCGTACTGATAGGGTGCGTACCAGGCGAAGTAGTCGGCGACGGCGTTGGCCTGGCCCATGTTGATGAGGGCTTTGCCGGTGAGTGCGCCATCGCGGATCCAGGAGCGTTGGTAGGTTCGTGAGCCGGGTTGGATTCGGACGCCGTCCATGTTGATGAGGATGTAGGCGAGTTGGGCGTTGAGGCTGTCGAGAATGAGCTTGGCTGAGGGGTGAGCCACCTCGAACATGGGTGGTCCGAGGAGGGTTTGCCATGCGGCAGCGTGGGCTTCGAGTCGTTTGTCGAAGGGTTGTTCGGCGAGGGCGAGCTTGATGGCTGAGGCGTCGGGCATGCGGGTCGGTGGGCCGAGGGGTGTGGCGATGATGATGTCGGTGTGGGCATCGGGGAGGAGTGATCTCTTGAAGGTCATGGCGGCGGAGGTGAAGCCTTGATCATCGTGAGCGGCGGTGTTGGCAGGGTAGGTGTCGGCGGCGATCCATTCGGAGGCGTCGCCGGCGGTGAGGTTGGCGGTGGCGAGTTTGTCGGGGTCGTTGATGGCGATGACGGGTGTTGTGTGGTTGATGAGGAGGGTATTTTGTTGTGGTCGGGTTTCGATGGTGTGGATGGGGCTGTGTCCGCCATCGAGGTTGAGGGTCTGCCAGGGCGGGAGGACCTGGAAGGGTCGGATGGCGATGGCGAGTGTGGCGTCGATGGTCTGGTTGGAGAGGTTGTGCCAGCGGTAGCGGGTGAGGAGGAGTTCCTGGCCGTCGATGACTTCGGCGAGGGGTGTGATGTCGAGTTGCATGTCGGTGTGGTGGCGCTTGACGGTGCTGATGGGGAGGTGATCGCGGGCGAGGGATTGGGTGTGGGTGGCGTCGGCCCAGGTGAGGAGGTTGTTGTTTCGGTGGATGAAGGGTTCGAGGGTGAAGGAGCCGATGTCGGGTTCGATGACGCCATGCTCGCTGATGAGGGCTTCGTGGTTGCTGGCGGGGTTGCCGGCGACGTTCCAGAAGACCTGGCGGTTTTCGAGGGTCATGGGCCAGTGACCGCGGGGCTGTTTGGCGGCGTAGGCTTTGAGCAGGGTGTTGGCGGGGTGCGCGGCTTCGACGGGGAGGAGTTGGATGGCAGCGAGGTTGACACCGGCGGCGCGGTGGGTGGCGTTGGTGGTGATGCGGAGGTGGCGTGCTTCGGACTCGGGTGCGAGGAAGGCGTCGGTCTCGCCGTTGCCTTGTTCGGTGGTGGCGAGGGTTTGCCAGGTGTTGGCGTCGCGGGAGGTTTCGAGGGTGTACTGGGTGGGGAATCGCTGGTCGTGCCAGTTGAGGAGGATGGCGGAGAACTCGCGGGGTTCGGAGAGGTCGAGGTTGATGGTGTGCTGGTCGCCTGGGGTGGTCAGTAGGTTGAGTTGGGTGGGGTCGGCGACGACGGAGGGTGTGCGGCGTTCGGGGGTGAGAGCGGTGCGTGAGGAGGCGATGAGTTTGAGGGGTCCGGTGGCGGGTGGTGGTGTGGCTTCGAGTTTGAGGTTGTCGATCCAGATGGTGCCTTTGCCGCCGGTGGAGGCGGTGACGACGATTTCTATTGCGCCGAGTTGGTCGTGGATTTTCTCGCTGCCTGCGGGCCCCCATGCGAAGGAGAAGTGGCGACGTTTGAGTCGGATGGTCTGGGAGGTGGTGGGGAAGTTGATGTTGCGACGGTTGACCCACCAGACGTTTTCGTAGGAGGTGTCGAGGAGTTTGACTTCGAGGGTGTTGGGTGGGATGTCGCCTTCGAGGTCGAAGCTGAGGGTGAAGTGTCCGGGGAGTTCGAGGGGCGGGTCGAAGGGGATCCTGGTGACGGCGTAGCCGGAGCCTGCGGCGAAGTTGACATCGACTCGGAGTCGGGTGTCGCCTGTGGCGGTGGTTTCGTAAGCGAGGGATTGTTCGACGCCGTCGGCGGGGTGTGCGGACCAGGGTTGGTCGGCACCGTCGAAGAGAGTGGTAGCGAGGGTGGGTAGGGTGAGGAGGAGCGAGAGGAGAGGCGCGAGGCGGAGAGGGAGGGGTCTTGGCACGGGTTGTCTCCGGAGTGGCTGATGTCGTGAGATGTCAGTGCGAGCGGCGGCGGAGCATCAGGAGGGCGAGCAGCGGTAGGGCTGCGGGCTCGGGGATGGTGATGCTCTGGCCGAAGTTGGAGGCGAGGAATGAGAGGTCGATGAGGTCGATGAGGCCGTCGGTGTTGACGTCGCCCTGGGCCCATCCGCCGGTGCTGTCGAAGTTGGTGGCGAGGATGGAGAGGTCGATGAGGTCGACGGTTCCGGAGAGGTCGGTATCGCCGAAGAGGGCTCCGGTGGCGCTTCCGAGGGAGGTGTCGACGAGGGTGGTGACGAGGGTTTCGTAGTCGGCAGCGGTGACGGCGCCGTCGGTGTTGAGGTCGTACATGAGGGCGGAGTCGGCGACGAGGAGTCCGAGTTGGGAGGTGAGTTGGTCGATGTCGTCGGCGTTGACGAGTCCATCGCGGTTGAAGTCGCCGGGGACGAGGGGGAGGAAGACTTTGTCGAGGGCGGCGGCGATGTCGGGGAGGTCGGCGAAGGCGGCGGCGTCGTTGTAGAGGTATTCGAAGAGGGCCATGGTGGAGAGCGCGGTGTTCCAGAGGTCGTGGAAGGCCCGGACCTCGGAGGGTGTGTTGGCACCGGTGGTCCAGCGGGCAGCGTCGGAGAGTCCGAAGGGGCCTTCGAGGTTATTGATGAGGTGGTGTCGGATGGCGGCGTCGGCGGCGGCTTCATCGCCTAAGAGTGCGAATGCGGCGGACCATGGCATGAAGAGTTCGGGGCTGCCCTGGTCGTTGTAGGGGGAGTACTGTTCGTAGGAGGAGCCATCGGTGTCGGCGCCGGCGTCGGGCTGGAGGAAGAAGGGTCTGCCGATGGAGGCGAAGTAGGCGGCGACTTCCTGCTGGTAGAGGGTGGCGTTGCGTTGCGGGTTCCCGGCGAGGGAGGGGATGGGGTAGGTGTCGTTTCCGCGGTCGGAGGTGTCGGCGAAGAGGGGCATGAGCCATTGGGTGAAGGGTGGTCGGAACTGCGAGAAGGTGGAGACGAGGTGCTCGTTTTCGGGATCAACGAGGTGGTCTTTGGTGCGGAAGATGGCGGAGTGGTATTGCTCGGTGATGGGGACGTGGTTGTCGGTGGAGAGGTGGGCGGCGAGTGAGATGAGCCAGGGTTCGCCGGAGTAGGAATCGTAGGTTCCCGGGGTCATCTGGTTGGTGTCAGTTTTGTAGGCGAGGCTCCAGCCACGGGTGGGTCCGGTGGTGTCGGAGAAGGCGTCCCAGTCGAATCGGTTCTGGAGGGTGTTGATGTCGTCGCGGAGGGTGGTGGAGGTTTCGGGTCGGTTGGCGAAGCGGTGGAGGCCGAGGGAGAGGAAGGCGGTGTCGATGTTGGTTTCTTCGGGGACGAGATCGTTGGCGAGGGTGGTCCAGTTGAAGTAGCGGCCGGGGGCGTGGTCGGCGGAATCCATGATGGTGTTGAAGGAGTTGACGATGGTGTTGATGTACTGGTCGGCGGTGGCGGGGTTGACCCAGCCGTTGTCGACGGCGCGGGGGAGCATGGTGACGACGGCGGCGGTGGCGTTGATGGCGCCGTGTCCTGAGGTGGTGGAGTGGACGGGGATGAGGCCGTTGACGCGGTTGCGTGATCCCCAGAGGGCGTCCCACTGTCGTTTGGCGAGTCGTTCGGCGAGGGTGTGGGTGGGTGTGGTGGCGACATCGAGTGGCCCGCCGGGTTCGACGAGACTCATGTCGTCGATGTAGACGGAGCCGTTGACGGCGGTGCCCTGGTTGGCCTGGATGACGAGGTCGAGGGACTTGGTGCGGTCGAGGTAGTTGGTTTCGGTTCCGGGCTGGATGCCGGAGAGGGACCAGCCGGGAGCGGTGAGGTCGAGGGGGATGGAGACCTGCTGCCAGGTGCCGGAGGCGGGGATGACGGAGGTGTAGGAGGCGATGGCTCCGGCGCCGTCGCGGTAGTCTTTGATTTCGAAGTTGAGGGAGAAGGGGTCGCCGGTGCTGTTGCGGAGTTGGAAGTCGACGGACTGGTAACCGGCGAGGCTGCGGCTGGTGGCGAACTCGCCGGTGGGTCCGTAGGGGGCGAGGGGGTGCTGGACGAAGCCGATGTCGTTTTGTGGGATGGAGGTTGCGATGCGGTAGCCGTAGCGGCCGGAGGTGCGGACGGCGGTGGATCGTGCGAGGGAGGTGTTGAAGGTGAGGGGTGATCCGCCGAAGCGGTTGATGAAGGGCTCAACGGTCTCGCCGTCCCAGAAGGGGACGATTGCGAGGTCATCGGCGGGCGCAGCGACTCCGAGGAGGAGGGTAAGTGCGATGGGGATGGTGGGGCTTGATGACGCCATCAGGTTCTCACAGCATGAACGATGGGTCGGGGGGAGGCGAGGTTCGTTCGTGAAAAGAGGTCAGTTGACGTTGCCGTAGGGGTGACCCCAGTTGAACCAAGGCCCGTTACCAAGGGGATCGAGGGGGGTTGGGCTGCCTTGGTAGGACTTGTATTCGCGGACGGCTTTGTATTCGCTGTGGCCGTCAAGGAAGCTCATGTTGAGTCCCTGGCCGTTGCCGTGGCGGAGGATTTCTTTGCCAGCTTCAGGCCCTGCAGGTAACGGCGTATCGAGGTCCATAGCGATGACGGTCCAGGTAGTAAGGGGCAGTGCGCTGATTCTGAAGTTCAGTACACCCTCTCCAGCGGTCGGTACATAGGTGTTGTCGTTGTACTTGTAGTCGGTGAAACGTGCTTCACCATTGACTAGGTCAATTTTACCGTTCTCGTCAGTTTTAGACTCGTACCATCCCCACCCATAGTTGTTGGTTGAGAAGATATTGGGCGAGACAAACTGATCTCCACCGGTGCTGGATCGTTCGGCCGAGGGGCATTTGAAGGCTTCGAAGGTCCCGATATAGGGCATGATCAGGGGGATCTGGATGCCCTGCCATGCAAACCCTATGTTGACGTTCTGACTGAACCCGCTGGGGAGCGTGATTTTGATTGCGCTTGGGAGGAAGTCCTTGTGGTCATGGGCGTAGAACTGGGCACCGAGGGCGATCTGTCGGAGTCCGGAGAGGCACTTGACGTCTTCGGCGGTGCGTCGAGCGGCACCGAGGGCGGGGAGGAGGATGCCGATGAGGAGGGCGATGATGGAGATGACGACGAGGAGTTCGATGAGGGTGAACCCGCCCCGCATCGGGGTCAGAGGGTTTGGGGCCGTTGAGGGGTTGGCGTCCATGTCGGGTCTCCGTGTGTGACGCGGCGTGGCGCGGCCTCGCGGGGCCGGGGAGAGGGTTTGCCGTGTCTGGATCGAGGAAGGCGGTGCACCCCCGTTGAGGGGTGCACCGGGTGGTAGACAAGAGGGATCAGGCGATGACCCGGCGGCGGGTCAGGGCGAGGGCACCGAGGGCCAGGAGGCTGGCGGCGGCGGGTTCGGGGACGATGCGGATGTCGGCGAAGGTGGCGGTGGCGAACTCGGCGGTGTTCTGGCCATCGGGCGAGAACTGGCCGTAGAAGCCGACGTTGTACTGGAGGGGTCCGCCTTCGAGGTTGGCCCAGTCGAGGAGACCGGAGGACTCGAGGCCGGCGCCGCGTTCGATGACGTACTCGACCTTGCCGGGGACGCCGAAGGTCCCGCTGGGCGTGTAGTTCATCTGCATGAAGATGGTGTCGCCGGGGGTGTAGGAGCCCGAGAAGATGTAGAAGGGTGCGCCTCCGCCGAAGGCGACGATTTCGCCGGCGTCGGAGTTGATGAGGAAGAGGGCGTCGCCTGAGATGCCGGAGTTGACACGGATGCCGGCTTCTTTGCGTGGTGCGACGGAGCCGACTTCGAGGGTGACGTTGGCGCTGATGGAGAAGCCATCGGTGAGGTCGAACTGGGCTTCGGTGGCTCCGCCGTCGGTTGACGCCATGGCGTCGTGACGGTTGGCAAAGCCCGCGCCGGTGTAGCCGGATTCGGCGAACTGGACGACGGATGGGAAGTTATTGGTGGTGGTGAGGGACGTTCCGGGGAAGTCGTTGAAGACTCGTTCCTGGATGTTCATGCCGTTGGTCTGTTCGGCACCGGCGAAGGCGGGTGCGGAGCAGGCGAGGGCGATTCCGAGGGTTGCTAGGGTACGAATGATCTTTCTCTCCATGATGATCCTCCTGGGGTTGGTGAAACGAGATGCGAATCCGGCGTGGCGTGTGCCGCGTCGGTTTGGGACATACGGCTTGTTGGCCGTTGAGAACGCGACTGGTGGGTTGCTGTTGTGCATGATTTCTATCGACGATCAGGCGCGGCGGCGGGTAGCGGCGACGCTTGCGAGGGCGAGGAGTGTGAGTCCTGCGGGCTCGGGGATGGCGGCGGACGAGCCGAAGTTCGAGGCGAGCAGCGAGAGGTCGATGAGATCGACGACGGTGTCGGTGTTGAAGTTTCCGCCAGCCCATCCGGCGGTGTTGCCGAAGTTGGAGGCGAGTGCGGAGAGGTCGATGAGATCGACCTCGAAGTCGAGGTTGGCGTCGCCGAAGAAAGTTCCGACGAGGACGCCTACGAGTTCGTCGAGGTCGCCGGCGTCCACGGTGGTGGAGCCATCGACGTCGTAGAGGGTGTCGGTGGAACCGGCGCGGATGGCCGCGGTGAGGAGGTCGATGTCGTCGGCGTTGACGAGGGTGTCGGCGTTGAAGTCGCCGGGGATGCCTGGGGCGTCGCCGGTGATCTGCCAGTTGGTGAAGGTTCCGCGGCCGAAGTCGGCGGGGAATGCTGCGAGGTTTGGCGGGAACTGGGCGTAGGCACCGAGGTTCGAGTTGGGGATGATTCCGTTTTC
This Phycisphaeraceae bacterium DNA region includes the following protein-coding sequences:
- a CDS encoding discoidin domain-containing protein; the encoded protein is MPRPLPLRLAPLLSLLLTLPTLATTLFDGADQPWSAHPADGVEQSLAYETTATGDTRLRVDVNFAAGSGYAVTRIPFDPPLELPGHFTLSFDLEGDIPPNTLEVKLLDTSYENVWWVNRRNINFPTTSQTIRLKRRHFSFAWGPAGSEKIHDQLGAIEIVVTASTGGKGTIWIDNLKLEATPPPATGPLKLIASSRTALTPERRTPSVVADPTQLNLLTTPGDQHTINLDLSEPREFSAILLNWHDQRFPTQYTLETSRDANTWQTLATTEQGNGETDAFLAPESEARHLRITTNATHRAAGVNLAAIQLLPVEAAHPANTLLKAYAAKQPRGHWPMTLENRQVFWNVAGNPASNHEALISEHGVIEPDIGSFTLEPFIHRNNNLLTWADATHTQSLARDHLPISTVKRHHTDMQLDITPLAEVIDGQELLLTRYRWHNLSNQTIDATLAIAIRPFQVLPPWQTLNLDGGHSPIHTIETRPQQNTLLINHTTPVIAINDPDKLATANLTAGDASEWIAADTYPANTAAHDDQGFTSAAMTFKRSLLPDAHTDIIIATPLGPPTRMPDASAIKLALAEQPFDKRLEAHAAAWQTLLGPPMFEVAHPSAKLILDSLNAQLAYILINMDGVRIQPGSRTYQRSWIRDGALTGKALINMGQANAVADYFAWYAPYQYDNGKVPCVVDHRGPDPVDEHDSTGQLIYLARLLLEHTHDEDFAREHYHHIRAGVAYMENLRNQRLTPQYIGTAYEGLVPESISHEGYSEKPMHSYWDNVFVVRGFDDAAAIARQLGFHDDANHFQQLADDHKAALVRSIEMAAKEQGINFIPGCVELGDFDPPSTAIAISIGELTKDLPQQLLANTFERYWNDFALRISDDRDWFDYTPYELRVITTMLRTGHRQRAHAMFDWLAQDQLPAGWLHWAEIAYRDDRAPRFIGDMPHTWVGAGFVNAARAIFVTEDEPNNTLLLGLGLKPEWLDAPGVRVHNAPTRYGHIAYNLVRQGDTLHFSAAGDATPPNGFKLILPDLSGHGEQTITFPSLPHQTTIPIASQRR
- a CDS encoding dockerin type I domain-containing protein; this translates as MASSSPTIPIALTLLLGVAAPADDLAIVPFWDGETVEPFINRFGGSPLTFNTSLARSTAVRTSGRYGYRIATSIPQNDIGFVQHPLAPYGPTGEFATSRSLAGYQSVDFQLRNSTGDPFSLNFEIKDYRDGAGAIASYTSVIPASGTWQQVSIPLDLTAPGWSLSGIQPGTETNYLDRTKSLDLVIQANQGTAVNGSVYIDDMSLVEPGGPLDVATTPTHTLAERLAKRQWDALWGSRNRVNGLIPVHSTTSGHGAINATAAVVTMLPRAVDNGWVNPATADQYINTIVNSFNTIMDSADHAPGRYFNWTTLANDLVPEETNIDTAFLSLGLHRFANRPETSTTLRDDINTLQNRFDWDAFSDTTGPTRGWSLAYKTDTNQMTPGTYDSYSGEPWLISLAAHLSTDNHVPITEQYHSAIFRTKDHLVDPENEHLVSTFSQFRPPFTQWLMPLFADTSDRGNDTYPIPSLAGNPQRNATLYQQEVAAYFASIGRPFFLQPDAGADTDGSSYEQYSPYNDQGSPELFMPWSAAFALLGDEAAADAAIRHHLINNLEGPFGLSDAARWTTGANTPSEVRAFHDLWNTALSTMALFEYLYNDAAAFADLPDIAAALDKVFLPLVPGDFNRDGLVNADDIDQLTSQLGLLVADSALMYDLNTDGAVTAADYETLVTTLVDTSLGSATGALFGDTDLSGTVDLIDLSILATNFDSTGGWAQGDVNTDGLIDLIDLSFLASNFGQSITIPEPAALPLLALLMLRRRSH
- a CDS encoding prepilin-type N-terminal cleavage/methylation domain-containing protein, with amino-acid sequence MDANPSTAPNPLTPMRGGFTLIELLVVISIIALLIGILLPALGAARRTAEDVKCLSGLRQIALGAQFYAHDHKDFLPSAIKITLPSGFSQNVNIGFAWQGIQIPLIMPYIGTFEAFKCPSAERSSTGGDQFVSPNIFSTNNYGWGWYESKTDENGKIDLVNGEARFTDYKYNDNTYVPTAGEGVLNFRISALPLTTWTVIAMDLDTPLPAGPEAGKEILRHGNGQGLNMSFLDGHSEYKAVREYKSYQGSPTPLDPLGNGPWFNWGHPYGNVN